A single genomic interval of Isorropodon fossajaponicum endosymbiont JTNG4 harbors:
- a CDS encoding NADH-quinone oxidoreductase subunit D, with amino-acid sequence MAEIRNYTLNFGPQHPAAHGVLRLILEIDGEVIERADPHIGLLHRGTEKLVESKPYNQSIGYMDRLDYVSMMCNEHAYVMAIETMLGIKVPERAQYIRVMFDEITRILNHLMWLGTHGLDVGAMSIFLYAFREREKLIDCYEAVSGSRMHATYYRPGGVYRDLPDKMPQYLASGFRTDKELKAMNENRQGSLLDFIADFVKEFPKSIKQYDDLLTDNRIWKQRLVNIGIVSANRAKQLGFTGPMLRGSGVAWDLRKNQPYAVYDQLEFDIPVGVTGDSYDRYLVRMEEMRQSNHIIKQCVKWLQENPGAVMSDDHKVSPPKRTDMKDDMESLIHHFKLFTEGYCLPEGEVYRAIEHPKGEFGIYLISDGANKPYRVKVRAPGFAHLAAMDEMVRGHMLSDVVTIIGTQDVVFGEIDR; translated from the coding sequence ATGGCTGAAATTCGTAACTATACGCTTAATTTTGGCCCTCAACATCCTGCAGCGCACGGTGTGTTGCGCCTTATTTTAGAAATCGATGGCGAGGTGATTGAACGCGCTGATCCACATATCGGTTTATTACATCGTGGTACAGAAAAATTAGTAGAATCAAAGCCATACAACCAATCAATTGGTTATATGGACAGGCTTGATTATGTTTCAATGATGTGTAACGAACACGCTTATGTCATGGCAATTGAAACCATGTTAGGTATCAAAGTGCCTGAGCGTGCTCAGTATATCCGAGTAATGTTTGACGAAATTACCCGAATTCTTAACCATTTAATGTGGTTAGGCACGCACGGACTTGATGTGGGTGCGATGAGTATTTTCTTATACGCATTTCGTGAACGTGAAAAATTGATTGATTGTTATGAGGCAGTATCAGGCTCACGCATGCATGCAACTTATTATCGTCCAGGCGGTGTTTATCGAGATTTGCCAGATAAAATGCCACAATATTTAGCCTCAGGTTTTCGCACGGATAAAGAATTAAAGGCCATGAATGAAAATCGCCAAGGTTCATTGTTAGATTTTATTGCTGATTTTGTTAAAGAATTCCCTAAAAGTATCAAGCAGTATGATGACTTATTAACAGACAATCGTATTTGGAAACAACGCCTAGTGAATATTGGCATTGTTTCTGCCAATCGTGCCAAGCAACTAGGATTTACAGGTCCTATGCTTAGAGGCTCTGGTGTGGCGTGGGATTTGAGGAAAAACCAGCCTTATGCGGTTTATGACCAATTAGAGTTTGATATTCCAGTGGGCGTAACAGGCGACAGTTATGATCGTTATTTAGTACGCATGGAAGAAATGCGCCAATCAAACCATATTATTAAACAATGCGTTAAGTGGCTACAAGAAAATCCAGGCGCAGTCATGAGCGATGATCACAAGGTATCACCCCCAAAACGCACTGATATGAAAGATGACATGGAGTCTTTAATTCATCACTTTAAATTGTTTACTGAAGGTTACTGCTTGCCAGAAGGTGAAGTGTATCGCGCTATCGAACATCCAAAGGGTGAGTTTGGTATATATTTGATTTCTGATGGTGCCAATAAGCCTTACAGAGTCAAAGTTAGAGCACCTGGTTTTGCGCATTTGGCCGCTATGGATGAGATGGTAAGAGGGCATATGTTGTCAGACGTTGTGACTATTATTGGCACGCAAGATGTTGTATTTGGTGAGATAGACAGATGA
- a CDS encoding NADH-quinone oxidoreductase subunit C — MQDLKASLIEVFGEHHLLEAFGELTLTVDSQDIIKTCLKLRDFFSFDTLIDLCGVDYLTYGQSDWNGNASASGFSRGRNHQGSEDRHEQRFAVVYHLLSVSKNKRIRVKSFVDEAEPMIKSVTDIWASADWYEREAFDLMGILFENHTDLRRILTDYGFKGHPLRKDFPMIGEVEMRYDEDLGRVVYEKVSIEPNINVPRVIRK; from the coding sequence ATGCAAGATTTAAAAGCATCATTAATTGAGGTTTTCGGTGAGCACCACTTGCTTGAAGCTTTCGGCGAGCTGACTTTAACAGTTGATTCTCAGGATATTATTAAAACCTGTTTAAAATTAAGAGATTTTTTCTCCTTTGACACGTTAATAGATTTATGTGGTGTTGATTATTTAACTTATGGACAATCAGACTGGAATGGCAATGCCAGCGCTTCTGGCTTTTCCAGAGGGCGCAATCATCAAGGCTCGGAAGATAGACATGAGCAACGTTTTGCTGTGGTATATCATTTACTATCTGTTAGTAAAAACAAACGCATTAGAGTGAAATCATTTGTTGATGAGGCCGAGCCTATGATTAAGTCAGTTACTGATATCTGGGCATCTGCTGATTGGTATGAACGCGAGGCCTTTGATTTAATGGGTATTTTGTTTGAAAATCATACGGACTTACGCCGGATTTTGACTGATTATGGTTTTAAAGGCCATCCATTACGTAAAGACTTCCCAATGATTGGCGAAGTTGAAATGCGTTATGACGAAGACTTAGGTCGAGTGGTTTATGAAAAAGTGAGTATTGAGCCCAATATTAACGTACCAAGAGTAATCAGGAAATAA
- a CDS encoding NuoB/complex I 20 kDa subunit family protein, producing MAIEGLMKQGFVTTSLDSIINWARTGSLWPMTFGLACCAVEMMEAGSSRYDLDRFGIVFRPTPRQSDLMIVAGTLTNKMAPALRKVYDQMPEPRWVISMGSCANGGGYYHYSYAVVRGCDRIVPVDIYVPGCPPTAEALLYGIMQLQDKIRRTNTIART from the coding sequence ATGGCAATTGAAGGCTTAATGAAACAAGGTTTTGTAACCACATCACTTGACAGTATCATTAACTGGGCAAGAACAGGCTCACTTTGGCCTATGACTTTTGGCTTGGCATGCTGTGCGGTGGAGATGATGGAAGCAGGCTCTTCTCGCTATGATTTAGACCGCTTTGGTATTGTTTTTAGACCCACGCCACGTCAATCAGATTTGATGATTGTAGCGGGTACACTCACCAATAAAATGGCACCAGCTTTACGCAAAGTTTATGACCAAATGCCTGAGCCAAGATGGGTAATTTCTATGGGCTCGTGTGCGAATGGCGGCGGTTATTACCATTACTCTTATGCAGTTGTTAGGGGCTGTGATCGTATTGTTCCCGTTGATATTTATGTCCCGGGCTGCCCACCAACGGCAGAAGCATTGCTATACGGCATCATGCAACTGCAAGATAAAATCCGTCGTACTAACACCATTGCAAGAACCTAA
- a CDS encoding NADH-quinone oxidoreductase subunit A: MLENYLPIIVFIFLGLAFGVGPMLIGYLLGPSKPYAEKNTQFECGFPAFDDSRMYFNVRYYLVAILFILFDLEVAFVFPWAVVQSQLGWFGFIAISIFLFLLVVGFVFEWKNGALEWE; the protein is encoded by the coding sequence GTGTTAGAAAACTATCTACCTATCATTGTTTTTATTTTCTTAGGGCTTGCCTTTGGTGTTGGACCCATGTTAATTGGTTATTTACTAGGACCAAGTAAACCATATGCAGAAAAAAATACTCAATTTGAGTGTGGTTTTCCTGCCTTTGATGATTCGCGTATGTATTTCAATGTGCGTTATTATCTAGTGGCTATTTTATTTATCTTGTTTGACTTAGAAGTTGCTTTTGTTTTTCCGTGGGCGGTAGTTCAGTCTCAACTTGGTTGGTTTGGCTTTATTGCGATTAGTATTTTCTTATTTTTATTGGTGGTTGGTTTTGTTTTTGAGTGGAAAAACGGCGCACTTGAATGGGAATAG
- the tldD gene encoding metalloprotease TldD — protein MIEQLLDDHHLNQEKITTLLSSLAVKGTDYADLYFQHSVVESWFLEESIVKSGTYHISHGVGARAVSSDQTGFAYSDDLNLKAIEKAIGFAKGVSTQTGVRKIRAFQPIPQVARYNGSNPLSSFSSQEKVDFLNRIDMFARKEPKVKQVSASISGGFSEVLIASTDGVFAKDYRPMVRVSVSIIVEHNGRTESASSGGGGRYDYRYFVDHALDEIYVNEAIRQALVALESKNAPAGNMPVILGSGWPGVLLHEAIGHGLEGDFNRKKSSVFTNRIGEQVASDKCTIVDNGTLENRRGSLTIDDEGTPTQNTLLIENGILKGYLFDKMNAKLMDTVSTGNGRRESYAHIPMPRMTNTYMLNGQDSLDDMIASVDDGIYALNFDGGQVDITSGKFVFSANEAYLIKNGKVMHPVKGVTLIGSGDEVLKKISMVANDLKLDSGVGVCGKDGQSVPVGVGQPSLKIDQLTVGGTEVNA, from the coding sequence ATGATTGAACAGCTACTGGATGATCATCATCTAAATCAAGAAAAAATAACCACTTTATTGTCTTCTTTGGCAGTTAAGGGCACTGATTATGCAGATTTATATTTTCAACACTCAGTGGTTGAATCCTGGTTTTTAGAAGAAAGTATTGTTAAGTCTGGCACTTATCATATTAGTCATGGTGTGGGCGCTAGAGCCGTCAGTTCTGACCAAACTGGCTTTGCTTATTCAGATGATTTAAACCTCAAGGCGATTGAAAAAGCCATTGGTTTTGCCAAGGGAGTATCGACCCAAACTGGCGTACGAAAAATTCGAGCTTTTCAGCCTATTCCACAAGTGGCTAGATATAACGGCTCGAATCCACTCAGTAGTTTTTCTTCGCAAGAAAAGGTTGATTTTTTAAATAGAATTGATATGTTTGCCAGAAAGGAGCCTAAAGTTAAGCAAGTCAGTGCCTCGATTTCTGGCGGGTTTAGCGAGGTATTAATCGCCTCAACTGATGGCGTATTTGCAAAAGATTATCGCCCGATGGTGCGTGTTAGTGTGAGTATCATTGTTGAACACAATGGTAGAACTGAATCAGCCTCAAGTGGTGGTGGTGGTCGGTATGATTATCGATATTTTGTTGACCATGCTTTAGATGAAATTTATGTTAATGAAGCTATTAGACAGGCGTTAGTAGCACTGGAGTCAAAAAATGCACCTGCTGGCAATATGCCAGTCATACTAGGTTCTGGTTGGCCAGGGGTGTTATTACATGAGGCCATTGGTCATGGCTTAGAAGGTGACTTTAATCGTAAAAAATCATCCGTATTCACCAACAGAATCGGTGAGCAAGTGGCCAGTGATAAATGCACCATTGTTGATAATGGCACTTTGGAAAATAGGCGTGGCAGTTTAACCATTGATGATGAAGGCACGCCAACACAAAACACTTTGTTGATTGAAAATGGCATCTTAAAAGGCTATCTATTTGACAAAATGAACGCCAAACTAATGGATACAGTGTCAACAGGCAATGGCAGACGCGAGTCTTATGCCCATATTCCCATGCCAAGAATGACCAACACTTATATGCTAAACGGGCAAGATTCTTTAGATGATATGATTGCTTCTGTTGATGATGGTATTTATGCGCTTAATTTTGATGGTGGTCAAGTTGATATTACTTCAGGTAAGTTTGTTTTTAGTGCTAACGAGGCCTACCTTATTAAGAATGGAAAAGTGATGCACCCTGTTAAAGGCGTGACCTTAATAGGCTCTGGTGATGAAGTATTAAAAAAAATATCCATGGTAGCGAATGATTTAAAACTTGATAGTGGCGTTGGCGTGTGCGGTAAAGATGGCCAAAGTGTGCCTGTAGGTGTTGGTCAACCCAGTCTAAAAATAGACCAACTAACTGTAGGCGGTACCGAGGTTAATGCGTAA
- a CDS encoding AsmA-like C-terminal region-containing protein yields the protein MIKKTRLSGIKVLKISTWVSVIFAFIIVLVVGFFVTFPMLLKAPIETQLSSLTGLDVQLSKITFDFENKGIALKVHDISIASGKAQQMVMIKNLSWYINLLSLFDDIYHPSQIYIDTLVLYSNPDDFNINDIKNMVSLDVLKELSFFESLYINKTIIKDTVEIAPLTLKRDGMQFLLTIPNQSIGTKHLDITIALSGTKTNQNGFLTLPITLSGDDFELLSSLKLYNQQGDDFIQFSGLIQRMNVINISDYLPIALIGEVTHQWIKHAFQSGELDNININIKKNLSTQLLAKIKFDAHLSNTELRFNTDWQSLKQLDANIAIDGKKITVMINHTTLNDMPLQGVKVQMLDMSKDKLEISIVGKINTQSEILTQFLKDAPLNDSVNDVLGQFSLFGKVAGKLDLIIPLDEAEPVLDIDLSIQDNRLTTLDGAIVVKNYDAQLALHNNQITLKGVGNIRGESFNIRINSNHQDSGSDALFEVGLTNSNDNFEFYLAKYSDQSWQANVKSDALKTDVKIILNEGALPEVRLTNLQVTALDKIKGNWNIQAKDFPSMRLSVQGIRVGESKLPDFKATLGSQDKVLKIINLEFLGIGVGSQNLSFDGVWVDGRTILTAKAKGSKLSEFLDKLNIKEKVRGGQFEFDIRLFCNCAPWNMSFKDTSGLIKMKVKEGVFTNKDPNIGRVLSLLNIKSIAKRLELNVTDLVSKGFAYDTIDAQISIHNSMATISHFELDSSSSTINLTGSSDIVKQTYHLEAKVLPAISDAVPIATYLAGGGLAGLGVWLADKVLFKGRLINNIVDKVVEFKYKITGPWHEPIIENISTVL from the coding sequence ATGATTAAAAAAACACGCTTAAGTGGTATTAAAGTATTAAAAATAAGCACTTGGGTTAGTGTTATTTTTGCGTTCATTATTGTATTAGTAGTGGGATTTTTTGTCACCTTTCCAATGTTACTAAAAGCACCGATTGAAACTCAATTATCAAGTTTAACTGGGCTTGATGTTCAGCTGTCTAAAATCACATTTGATTTTGAAAATAAAGGCATTGCTTTAAAAGTGCATGATATTTCCATCGCATCTGGCAAGGCTCAGCAAATGGTCATGATTAAAAACTTATCTTGGTATATTAATCTGTTAAGTTTGTTTGATGATATTTATCATCCTAGCCAAATTTATATTGACACTTTGGTGCTTTATTCTAATCCTGATGACTTTAATATAAACGATATTAAAAATATGGTCTCACTTGATGTGTTAAAAGAACTATCTTTTTTTGAATCTTTGTATATTAATAAAACAATTATTAAAGATACAGTTGAAATTGCGCCATTAACGCTTAAAAGAGATGGGATGCAATTTTTGTTAACAATACCTAACCAGAGTATTGGCACTAAACATCTTGACATTACAATCGCCCTGTCTGGCACTAAGACTAATCAAAATGGCTTTTTAACGCTGCCCATTACTTTGAGTGGCGATGATTTTGAGTTGTTATCAAGCCTTAAACTGTATAACCAGCAAGGTGATGATTTTATCCAATTTAGTGGCCTTATCCAGCGTATGAATGTGATTAATATTAGTGATTATTTACCTATAGCATTGATAGGTGAGGTTACTCATCAATGGATTAAGCATGCATTTCAATCAGGTGAATTGGATAATATCAATATCAATATCAAGAAAAATCTTTCAACGCAACTACTAGCAAAGATAAAATTTGATGCACACTTAAGCAATACCGAATTACGGTTTAATACTGATTGGCAAAGTCTTAAGCAATTAGATGCAAATATTGCTATTGATGGTAAAAAAATCACAGTTATGATTAATCATACTACGTTAAACGACATGCCTTTGCAAGGTGTGAAAGTTCAAATGCTGGACATGAGCAAAGACAAGTTAGAGATTAGCATCGTTGGTAAAATTAACACCCAAAGTGAAATATTAACTCAATTTTTAAAAGATGCACCCCTGAATGATAGTGTAAATGATGTGCTTGGGCAATTCAGCTTATTTGGCAAGGTGGCAGGCAAACTAGATTTAATAATACCATTGGATGAAGCAGAGCCAGTATTGGATATTGATTTGAGCATCCAAGACAACCGTTTGACAACATTGGATGGTGCCATTGTGGTTAAGAACTATGATGCACAATTGGCATTGCATAATAATCAAATTACCTTAAAGGGTGTGGGCAATATTCGAGGCGAATCATTTAATATTCGCATTAATTCTAATCATCAAGATAGCGGCTCAGATGCATTATTTGAAGTAGGGCTTACCAACAGTAATGATAATTTTGAGTTTTATTTGGCTAAATATTCGGATCAATCATGGCAAGCAAATGTTAAGTCCGATGCGTTAAAAACTGATGTAAAAATTATACTAAATGAGGGTGCTTTGCCTGAAGTGAGACTGACAAACCTCCAAGTAACAGCATTAGACAAAATAAAAGGCAACTGGAATATTCAGGCAAAGGATTTCCCTAGTATGCGTTTAAGTGTACAGGGTATCCGAGTGGGTGAAAGCAAGCTGCCTGATTTTAAGGCCACGCTTGGGTCGCAGGATAAGGTGCTTAAAATCATTAATTTAGAATTTTTAGGCATAGGTGTGGGTAGTCAAAACCTTAGTTTTGATGGTGTTTGGGTTGATGGTAGAACCATACTCACTGCTAAAGCAAAAGGCAGTAAATTGAGTGAATTTCTTGATAAATTAAACATCAAAGAAAAGGTTCGTGGTGGTCAATTTGAATTTGACATACGCTTATTTTGTAATTGTGCCCCGTGGAATATGAGTTTTAAAGACACCAGTGGTTTGATTAAAATGAAAGTTAAAGAAGGTGTGTTTACCAATAAGGACCCTAATATTGGTCGGGTTTTATCATTGCTTAATATTAAATCCATTGCCAAGCGTTTAGAATTAAATGTCACTGATTTGGTTAGCAAAGGGTTTGCTTATGATACGATCGATGCACAAATTTCTATTCATAATTCTATGGCAACCATTAGCCATTTTGAACTTGACTCAAGCTCAAGCACCATTAACTTAACAGGCTCAAGTGATATCGTTAAACAAACCTATCATTTAGAGGCAAAAGTATTGCCTGCGATTAGCGATGCCGTGCCGATTGCCACTTATTTGGCTGGTGGTGGCTTGGCAGGCTTGGGGGTTTGGTTGGCGGATAAGGTGCTGTTTAAAGGTAGGTTGATTAATAATATTGTTGATAAAGTTGTTGAATTTAAATATAAAATAACAGGTCCATGGCATGAGCCTATTATTGAAAATATATCAACCGTATTATGA
- a CDS encoding c-type cytochrome — MYFKNSVAAIIAIFIIIIGVDAFFSHLIKVNSVDTSTFEDRIRPLGQVYLEGDIDVNAIKAPVAVATKSRSGEEVYTSVCASCHSIGVAGAPKFGVKADWAPRIKRGIADLVKVSISGVGAMPPKGTCMTCSDDELKAAIEHMTK, encoded by the coding sequence ATGTACTTTAAAAATTCAGTAGCAGCTATTATCGCTATTTTTATTATTATTATTGGCGTTGATGCATTTTTTAGTCATTTAATTAAAGTTAACTCTGTTGACACTTCAACATTTGAAGACAGGATTAGACCACTAGGTCAAGTATATTTAGAAGGTGATATTGATGTTAACGCCATTAAAGCACCCGTAGCAGTTGCTACAAAATCTCGCAGTGGCGAAGAGGTTTATACCTCTGTATGTGCTAGTTGCCATAGTATTGGCGTTGCTGGCGCGCCTAAGTTTGGTGTTAAGGCTGACTGGGCGCCAAGAATTAAACGTGGTATTGCAGATTTAGTCAAAGTATCAATCTCAGGCGTAGGCGCAATGCCACCAAAAGGCACCTGTATGACTTGTTCAGATGATGAGCTAAAAGCAGCTATTGAACATATGACAAAATAA